A part of Corvus hawaiiensis isolate bCorHaw1 chromosome 25, bCorHaw1.pri.cur, whole genome shotgun sequence genomic DNA contains:
- the LOC125338213 gene encoding uncharacterized protein LOC125338213 produces MQLPCSSCASTTDPFCTLLPLTPILCASLAHPSCNLIHPFCLSCAPSMHPQRIPDPSCVIPPASLVHPLCIPHTPFRNPRCISCTSLRHSLYRSPVLPRLWRSLCSFLPHPGAHLLHPHSLLTLCAPSRTPHTPSGTPPLPPLGIPIHLPCISWACFCIPVHLPHPSYPSLVHPRESSRVLHALSVHCCVCIPCASLPCSSCILCAASCSTCVLVHPCVPRCLIHTHAAFLPLNPCAHGAHWCTLVHAQVSLCKLMCPYATPGHPWAPLSIPVQPSASLCVTVHPRAALHVHYCAFSYTFVHPPASLYIPMDHSASSCIPVHPHGSQCILLHPHTSLCILMDHSASSCILVHPCASSWITVHPPASLYIPVHPHGSQCILLHPHTSLCIPMDHSASS; encoded by the exons atgcagcttccctgcagctcttgTGCCTCCACCACAGATCCCTTCTGCACCCTCCTGCCTCTCACTCCCATCCTTTGTGCATCCCTTGCCCATCCCTCTTGCAACCTCATTCATCCCTTTTGCCTCTCCTGTGCACCCTCCATGCATCCTCAGAGAATCCCAGACCCATCTTGTGTTattcctcctgcatccctggtGCATCCTTTGTGCATCCCCCACACACCCTTCAGGAATCCCAGGTGCATCTCCTGCACATCCCTCAGGCATTCTTTGTACAGGTCTCCTGTCCTGCCGCGCCTCTGGAGGTCCCTGTGCAGCTTCCTGCCCCATCCTGGGGCCCATCTGCTTCATCCACACAGCCTCCTCACCCTCTGTGCACCCTCTCGCACCCCCCACACCCCATCAGGCacccctcctctgcctcccttgGGCATCCCCATCCATCTTCCTTGCATCTCCTGGGCATGCTtctgcatccctgtgcatcTCCCACACCCCTCTTATCCATCTCTTGTGCATCCTCGTGAGTCCTCACGTGTCCTTCACGCTCTTTCTGTGCACTGTTGTGTGTGCATTCCTTGTGCATCCCTTCCATGTTCCTCCTGCATCCTGTGTGCAGCCTCGTGCAGCACTTGTGTGCTTGTGCATCcttgtgtgcccaggtgcctcATTCACACTCATGCAGCCTTTCTGCCCCTGAACCCTTGTGCACATGGAGCACACTGGTGCACCCTTGTGCATGCCCAGGTGTCCCTGTGCAAGCTCATGTGCCCTTATGCAACCCCCGGGCACCCTTGGGCACCACTGTCCATCCCTGTgcagcccagtgccagcctgTGTGTCACCGTGCACCCTCGTGCAGCATTGCATGTGCATTATTGTGCATTCTCGTACACATTTGTGCATCCTCCTGCATCCTTGTACATCCCCATGGATCATAGTgcatcctcctgcatccctgtgcatcctCACGGATCACAGTGCATCCTCCTGCATCCTCATACATCCCTGTGCATCCTCATGGATCACAGTGCATCCTCCTGCATCCTTGtac ATCCCTGTGCATCCTCATGGATCACAGTgcatcctcctgcatccctgtaCATCCCTGTGCATCCTCATGGATCACAGTGCATCCTCCTGCATCCTCAtacatccctgtgcatccccaTGGATCACAGTGCATCCTCCTGA